The proteins below are encoded in one region of Aquisphaera giovannonii:
- the truA gene encoding tRNA pseudouridine(38-40) synthase TruA, with the protein MRNIKLTLAYDGTDFHGWQIQPGLRTVQGVLEDAISSLTQARPSATASGRTDAGVHALGQVVQFYTASRHPREVFVKALNALLPRDVRVLEAEDMPQAFHATLDARSKRYRYVIDNSPIASPFHLRTSWHVPRPLDVPAMQRAGGALLGRHDFRSFETEWPNRTSSVRTILDLAVDRSDSTVSIEVEADGFLYNMVRTIAGTLVLVGTGRRPEGWVGEVLRAENRVEAGPTAPPQGLFLLRVRYGSHPR; encoded by the coding sequence ATGCGCAACATCAAGCTGACCCTCGCCTACGACGGCACGGACTTCCACGGCTGGCAGATCCAGCCGGGACTGAGGACGGTCCAGGGGGTCCTCGAGGACGCGATCTCCAGCCTGACGCAGGCCCGGCCGTCCGCCACGGCGAGCGGCCGGACGGACGCGGGGGTCCATGCGCTCGGCCAGGTCGTCCAGTTCTACACGGCCTCGCGGCACCCCCGGGAGGTGTTCGTCAAGGCCCTCAATGCCCTGCTGCCGCGGGACGTGCGAGTCCTGGAGGCCGAGGACATGCCGCAGGCCTTCCACGCCACGCTCGACGCCCGCTCCAAGCGATATCGGTACGTGATCGACAACTCCCCGATCGCCAGCCCCTTCCACCTCCGGACGAGCTGGCATGTGCCCCGGCCGCTCGACGTCCCCGCGATGCAGCGGGCCGGCGGGGCGCTCCTCGGCCGGCACGACTTCCGGAGCTTCGAGACCGAATGGCCCAACCGGACCAGCAGCGTGCGGACGATCCTGGACCTGGCCGTCGATCGATCCGATTCCACGGTCTCCATCGAGGTCGAGGCCGACGGTTTCCTGTATAATATGGTGCGCACGATCGCCGGTACGCTCGTCCTGGTCGGAACGGGCAGGCGGCCCGAAGGATGGGTCGGCGAGGTCCTCCGCGCGGAGAACCGCGTCGAGGCGGGGCCGACGGCGCCCCCGCAAGGCCTCTTCCTGCTCAGGGTCCGCTATGGTTCGCACCCACGATGA